In a single window of the Neoarius graeffei isolate fNeoGra1 chromosome 28, fNeoGra1.pri, whole genome shotgun sequence genome:
- the fdxacb1 gene encoding ferredoxin-fold anticodon-binding domain-containing protein 1 → MSERLEVLLVGEGNFSFSVAVCESGDAESVTASCLQTEQQAVAQEHAAENIQRLRARGCTVLFEVDCTRLNEHEVIRRRVYDRIIFNFPHCGRKSGVKKNRTLLAKFFISCAEVLKANGEVHVALCNGQGGTPCDNPMREWHNSWQVVSMAAEASLVLSEIRPFDRDRYQGYKCTGYRSQDKGFHVEGGLNHVFTRSLPYTVPEKLKMETAVGKEMVSFELPEELSEYVNRNFLGRQSHHPVKLVLEQLLREIKSSWPLCSVSGTFPELFSCSQDKLQDCGSNLSSSEVYWIKPTETHPLDQCEDGKKDCEPMEEQHLSSSSCYMLRPSLLLHAEEIMQCEDFSPGTIYALSGLVFQRVPISPNCYPVFHQLLLIAVLPSESQPVQSLQNNLEALLSHYEVLFKKEVVGEEHRVLLSSQELHNFGQITCVPVPQSELQLCKSSVLTLLLNLDHLATLIFSIPDWRLLWTSDPRFLTSFEPVIQLPAPFQPFSLYPPSYTHDVSFWMEPQTFDELDFHETVRVATCGVVRDIQLVDRFRHPEMGHASLCYRLTYQSPDRALSHPRVLDLQNQLRTLLPLRLNITLR, encoded by the exons ATGTCGGAGAGGCTGGAAGTGCTCTTGGTTGGAGAAGGGAACTTCTCCTTCTCGGTGGCTGTGTGTGAATCGGGGGATGCTGAGAGCGTCACCGCGTCCTGCTTACAAACTGAGCAGCAAGCTGTGGCTCAGGAACACGCCGCGGAGAACATCCAGCGCCTCCGAGCCCGAG gctgtACGGTGCTTTTTGAGGTAGATTGCACACGCCTAAATGAGCATGAGGTCATTCGGCGCCGTGTCTACGACCGCATCATTTTCAATTTTCCTCACTGTGGGCGGAAAAGTGGCGTCAAGAAGAACCGCACTCTCCTGGCCAAATTCTTTATAAG CTGTGCTGAAGTGCTCAAGGCCAATGGAGAAGTCCATGTAGCTTTATGCAACGGTCAAGGAGGCACTCCATGTGACAACCCAATGAGAGAATGGCACAACAGTTGGCAGGTGGTCTCCATGGCAGCCGAGGCCAGCCTCGTTCTCAGCGAGATCCGTCCTTTCGATCGTGACAGATATCAAGGATACAAATGCACGGGCTACAG GAGTCAGGATAAAGGTTTCCATGTGGAAGGGGGTCTGAACCACGTTTTTACCCGGAGCCTGCCATACACCGTGCCTGAGAAACTCAAAATGGAAACTGCAGTTGGGAAGGAGATGGTTAGTTTTGAGCTTCCTGAGGAGTTGAGCGAATATGTGAACAG GAATTTCCTCGGTCGACAGTCACACCATCCTGTGAAACTTGTGCTGGAACAGTTACTCCGAGAGATCAAATCTTCATGGCCTCTATGTTCAGTGAGCGGCACCTTTCCAGAGTTGTTCAGCTGCTCCCAAGACAAGCTCCAGGATTGCGGCTCAAACCTGAGCTCCTCTGAAGTCTACTGGATCAAGCCAACTGAGACCCATCCCCTTGACCAGTGTGAAGATGGTAAGAAGGATTGCGAGCCAATGGAGGAGCAACATTTGTCTAGCAGCAGCTGTTATATGCTACGACCATCTTTGTTATTGCATGCAGAAGAAATTATGCAGTGTGAGGATTTTAGCCCCGGAACCATCTATGCGCTAAGTGGGTTGGTTTTCCAAAGAGTTCCCATCTCTCCAAACTGCTACCCTGTTTTCCATCAGCTTCTCCTCATTGCTGTTTTACCTTCTGAATCCCAGCCTGTCCAGAGCCTCCAAAATAATCTGGAAGCTCTTCTTTCTCATTATGAAGTCTTATTTAAGAAGGAGGTAGTGGGTGAGGAGCATCGAGTGTTGCTCAGTTCTCAGGAACTCCACAATTTTGGCCAAATAACATGCGTCCCCGTTCCTCAATCTGAACTCCAGCTCTGTAAAAGCTCGGTTTTGACTTTACTGCTAAATCTGGACCACCTAGCAACCCTGATCTTCTCAATCCCTGACTGGCGCCTACTGTGGACCTCAGACCCACGTTTCCTAACAAGTTTTGAACCTGTTATTCAGTTGCCTGCTCCTTTTCAGCCATTCTCACTCTACCCGCCAAGTTACACCCATGACGTGAGCTTCTGGATGGAGCCACAGACATTTGACGAACTTGATTTTCATGAGACAGTCCGTGTAGCTACATGCGGAGTTGTAAGGGACATACAGCTGGTAGACAGGTTCCGCCACCCCGAGATGGGACACGCAAGTCTGTGCTACCGGTTGACATACCAGTCACCAGATCGCGCCTTGTCCCACCCCCGAGTGCTGGACCTGCAAAACCAGCTGCGCACGCTGCTTCCTCTACGCTTGAACATCACCCTCCGGTAA